Proteins found in one Armatimonadota bacterium genomic segment:
- a CDS encoding spermidine synthase, whose protein sequence is MQTARTTPLPALLLLFILSGAAGLIYEVVWARQLVLVFGNTSQAVSTILTGFFGGLAIGGAVGGRVADRVKRPLRLYGVMELIVVGVVLLTPVSFRLIGELYRGIYPSLSEAPILLALVRFVLAILALAPATLVMGATLPTLTRFLTKGGRGIAGAFQRLYTANTFGAIVGTALAGFVLI, encoded by the coding sequence ATGCAGACTGCCCGAACGACCCCGCTGCCCGCCCTGCTCCTCCTGTTCATCCTGTCCGGTGCCGCCGGCCTGATCTACGAGGTGGTCTGGGCACGGCAGCTGGTGCTGGTGTTCGGCAACACGAGCCAGGCGGTCTCCACGATCCTGACCGGCTTCTTCGGCGGCCTCGCGATCGGTGGCGCCGTGGGTGGGCGGGTCGCGGACCGCGTGAAGCGCCCGCTGCGCCTGTACGGCGTGATGGAGCTGATCGTCGTGGGGGTCGTGCTGCTGACGCCGGTCAGCTTCCGGCTCATCGGCGAGCTGTACCGCGGCATCTACCCGTCCCTCTCCGAGGCGCCCATCCTGCTGGCGCTCGTGCGCTTCGTGCTCGCGATCCTTGCGCTCGCCCCCGCGACCCTGGTCATGGGCGCGACGCTCCCGACCCTGACCCGCTTCCTCACCAAGGGCGGCCGCGGGATCGCCGGGGCGTTCCAGCGCCTCTACACGGCGAACACGTTCGGGGCGATCGTGGGCACGGCGCTCGCCGGGTTCGTGCTCATCG